GGTCAGCTGCTCGACGGCCTGGATGTAGTTGGCGATCTCGTACGCCGCCGCCCGCGGGTCGGTGACCTGGAAGTAGAGGACCGTGTCGATCTCGACGACGAGGTTGTCCTCGGTGATGACGGGCTGCGGCCGGAAGGAGACGACCTGCTCGCGCAGGTCGATCATGGGGTAGACGCGGTCGATGTACGGGATGACGAAATTGAGACCCGGCTTGAGCGTGCGGTGGTAACGGCCGAGTCGCTCCACGTTGCGTGCCCGCGCCTGCGGGACGATCCGTACGGCCTTGAGCACGGTGAACACGGCGAACAGTATGATCAGGAGTCCGACCAGCAACAGTGGATCCATGAGTCACTCCCGGGGATAGACGAGGGCTGTCGCCCCTTCGATCTCGATGATGTCGACGGTCGCTCCCTCGGGGATCACCAGCGTCTCGTCGTAGGCGCGTGCCGACCACTCCTCGCCCCCGATGCGTACGCGACCGTCGCGGCCCGTCACCTCTGAGACGACGTAGGCGGGCTTGCCGACCAGTGCTTCCACGCCGAACCGCTGCAGCGGCGGCTGCCTGATGTGGCGCATCGCGATGGGCCTGAGCACCAGCAGGCCGGTCGCGGACGAGACCGCGAAGCAGAGCAGTTGCAGGGGGACGGGCAATCCGATGGCCGCGGTGGCGGCGGTCAGAAGAGCGGCCGCGCCCAGCAGTCCGAGCGAGGCCGTGAGGGTGAATATCTCGGCCACCCCGAGGACTACCGCGAGGATTACCCAGACGATCCAATCTGCCATGTCCGGCCCTCCTGATGGGACAACGGGCCTGTGTCTGTAACTGGTTCCCCCTTCTCTACCGTAATCCTGGAATCATCCTTACGGCACCCGGTCACCTGCGGGATCGACGTAGGGCCGGGCGCTCCCTTGCCGCCATCTCTCCCACGACAGCTGCCAGAAACCCCATCCGTTGCTCCATTCGAGTTCACGGTCGGTGCCGATGATCGTGACCGGGTCGCCGCGCAGCGAGCCGTCGTAGAACCAGGCCGCCTGGTCAGGCCTGGCGTTGATGCAGCCGTGGCTGACGTTTGCCCGGCCCTGTGCCCACACATTGTCCTTGGCGTGCACATATTCGCCGCTGTTGGAAATGCGTACCGCATGGTCGATCATCACGTCGTAATAGCCGGGCTCGCCTTTGACGCGCCCCGGGGAGATCATGCGGACCGGGTCGCCCTTGTCCATGGTCAGGTGGATGCCGCTGGTCGTGGTGTATTCGGGAGTGGTGGCCATGCCCGCGCTGATGGCCATCCGCTGCACGATCGCACCGTCGCGGCGGACGCGCATCTGGTGGGTCCTCGTGTTGATGACGCTGATCTGCGCGCGGCCGACGGTGAAGGAGAAGGTGGAGTCGGTGGCGCCGTAGAGGCCCGCGCCCGCGCGTACGCCGGCCAGATGCGCGGTGACCGTGACCCGCTGGTGCGGGGTCCAGAAGCGGTGGGTGCGGTAGATCACCTGGGTGTCACTGGTCCACCGCCACGCGCCCTCGACCGGGCGCTCCGCCTTGACCTCCAGCGTCCGCTCGACGGCCGCCTTGTCCGCTATCGGGCTGTCGAAGTCGATGATGACCGGCATGCCGACGCCGACCGTCTCGCCCGGCAGCGGCGTCGTCGAGGCCACCTGGAAGGTGTGCTCGACCGGGCGGGTGCGGAAGCGGCCCATCGCCACCGTGGCCGGGCCGCGGGCGCCCTGGGCCGTGGCGGTCACCGTGTATTCGGCCGCGGGCTTGAGCGTCCAGGCCGAGTGCCAGATCGTACGGGAGCCGTCGAGCCGCCCCGGCACCTGCTCTCCGCCCACGGAGACCAGCACCCGGTCGAGCGTGCCGCCGAGCGACCTGATCACCAGGCCGCGGTCGGTGCGGGCCCGCCTGGCGTCGAAGGCCGGCGAGACCTGCACGACCGGCGGCGAGGACGGGGTCCCCGCCGTCACGGACGTGCAACCGCAGGCCAGGAGGAGCAAGGTGACACAAGTCAGCACCGCCTGCCGCATGTCACTCCTGAGGGTACGAGGGAGGGGGCGAACCCAGAGTAGCGGTCAGTCAGCGATCAAGCACGTTGAGTCACTTACACGATGGTTCCGGAAACTTCTCCCAATGTCAGCTCACCGGCCCTGGCCCGGATGGTCACCGTGTCCCCGTCCTCCAGGAACGAGCGGGTCTCGCCGCTCGAGAACTTGAGAGGCTCGCTCCCGTTCCAGGTCAGCTCGATGAGCGAGCCGCGCTCGCCCGGCGCGGGCCCCGAGATCGTGCCGCTGGCGAACAGGTCTCCGGTGCGCAGCGAGGCCCCGTTCACCGTCATGTGCGCGAGCATCTGGTCGGGCGTCCAGTACATGCTCGAGTACGGCGGCCGCGACACGACCTCCCCGTTGAGCACGATCTCGAGCGAGATGTCCAGCCCCCAGTCGCTCTGCCTGCGCAGGTAGCCGACCGGCTCGGGAAGCTGGGCGCGGCCGGGGATCCTGGGCAGCGCCTCCAGCGGCGTGATCCACGGAGAGACCGACGTGGCGAACGACTTGCCCAGGAACGGCCCGAGCGGCACGTACTCCCATGCCTGGATGTCACGCGCGCTCCAGTCGTTGACCAGCGTCACCCCGAACACGTGCTCCTCGAACGCCCCGGCGGGCGAGCCGAGCGTGGTCGGCACCCCGACCACGAACCCCAGCTCCGCCTCGATGTCCAGCTTCGCGCACGGCCCGAACGCGTCGGGCCCGAGCTGCCCTCGCGGGCGTCTGACCGGCGTGCCCGACACGACGACCGTCCCCGCCCTGCCGTGGTAGCCGACGGGCAGGTGCCGCCAGTTCGGCTGCAGCGGTTCGGTGCCCGGCCGGAAGATCTGGCCGATGTTGCTCGCGTGGTCGATCGAGCAGTAGAAGTCGACGTAGTCGGCCACCTCGAACGGCAGGTGCAGCCGCACCTGCTCCAGCGGGATCAGGTGCCGCTCCGTCATGGAGGTGTCGTCGGTCAGCTTGTTCTGGATGAGCGCCCTGGTGTCGCGCCAGGCCGTGCGCCCGCGCGCCATGAACGGGTTGAGCGACGGGGCGGCGAAGACCTCGTCGTGCAGGGCCGGCGCCAGGTCGAGCACGTGGTCGCCGTACCGCACACCCACGCGGGGCGCCTCACCGGGACGCGAGAAAACGCCGTAAGGAAGATTGTCCACACCGAATGTCACAGGCCCTCCTTCGTCGGTCCTGTGACAAAAGTGCTGTGTCTATTGGTTCTCTCGCTTCGCTCGTTCACGTGATCAGCCCCAGTGTGCGCAGGTCCTCGACGGGGGTGCTGGTGCTGCATGAGCCGTAGCTCACGAGCAGTTGCCGCGCCCGTTTCGCGGTGTCCTCCTGTACGGAGTGCGCGAGCCGTACGATGTGGCCCACGTCGGTGGTGCGCAGGAGGGGCACGGGGTCGCGCCCCTCCACGGCCTCGCAGACCGCCAGCACCAGGTTCAGGAAGCCGTGCCGGTCGACGCCGAGCGAGGGGTCGAAGTGGCGTACGGCGTGATGCAGCCCGGCCGTGGCCTTGAACGGGATGTCGTGCTCGACGCAGAACCTGATGAACGCCCCGAGATGCTCCGCCGGCGGGAACGCCTCCGCGGTCAGCCCGCCGCAGCGCACCTTCAGCCCGATCCCGTCGGGCACGTCGACGCCCAGCCTCGCCGGCGCCAGCTCCACGAAGAGCCGCACGCTCTCCGTCAGCCCGAGCCCGCGGGCCAGCACGTCGATCGTCATGTCGGGCGGCAGCGCGGCCTCGACGAAGTCGACGGGCAGGTCGTCAAAACCGGGCACCTCCTCCTGGTCCAGGATCAGCCCGATCCGCCGCGGCCGGTAGTCCATGTCGCGCAGCCGGTGCAGCCGGCTGGCCGGGCAGAGGAAACGGTGGGTGAGCACGGAGCTGCCGTGCTCCAGATCCCGCCGGTTGCGGGCCAGCGCCTCGTCCATATGCAGGGACGTCGGCGGGAACAGCCCCGCGTCGTCCACCAGTGCCGTGTAGACGTTCATCGTGACCACGTCCACGCATAGCCGGCATCCTCGCAGGACAGCGCGCCCTGGCCCAGGTCGAGCGGGCGGAACGTGTCCACCATGACGGCCTTCTCGCTCGTCGTCGTGACGCCGCGGGAGACCGCGTCGATCACCGCCTCGACCGCCCCGGGCTGCGGCCCGTGCGTGAAGCCCGCGGGGTGCAGCGAGATCGAGCCGACGTCGATGCCCGAGCCCTTGCGCGCGGAGTAGTCGCCGCCCACGTAGAACATGAACTCGTCGGAGTCCACGTTGTGGTGGTTGTACGGGATCGGCACGGACTCGGGATGGAAGTCGAGCGGCCGCGGGCAGAACGAGCACACCACGAACCCCGGTCCCTCGAACGTCTGGTGGACGGGCGGCGGCGCGTGCGTCTTCTTCACGATCGGCTCGAAGTCGTCGATGTTGAACGCGAACGGATAGAGGTAGCCGTCCCAGCCCACCACGTCGAACGGGTGGTTGCGGTAGACCAGCCTGCTCAGCCCGCCGCGCGTGCGCACCAGCACCGGCACCTCCTCGCCCTCGACGAGGAGCGGCTCGGCCGGGGCGCGCAGGTCGCGCTCGCAGTAGGGCGCGTGCTCCAGGAGCTGCCCGTACTGCGACAGGTAGCGCTTGGGCGGTCTGATGTGCCCGCTCGCCTCGATGGCCAGCATGTTGACCTGGCCGTCCGGCACCCAGCGGTGGATCGTGCCGGTCGGGATGACGATGTAGTCGCCCTCCCCGGCCTCGATCACGCCGTACGTGGACTCGAACCTGACCCGGCCCCGCTGCACGTAGACGCATTCGTCGCCCATCGAGTTGCGGTAGAGCTCGCTCGCCCGGCCGCTGGTGGCGTACGACAACCGGACGTCGCCGTTGCCCGCCAGCAGCATGCGCCCCGTGACCAGGTCGCCCGCGCTGGACAGCTCCTGCGTGCGGAAATGGCGTGGCGAGAGCGGCAGGTTGGGCTCCAGCCGCGTCTCGCCCGTGGGCGTGACCGCCTCCGCCTTGACGATCGCGGTCGGCAGGTAGCGGTGGTACAGGAGGGAGGAGTCGGATGAGAAGCCCTCCTCGCCCATCAGCTCCTCCGCGTAGAGACCGCCGTCCGGCCGCCTGAACTGCACGTGTCGCTTGCGCGGCACCTCCCCAACGACGCGGTAGTACGGCATCTCCTGCCTCCGTAACAACTCCGTAATGATGTCCGTTAATCGGACGGAAGTGTCCTTTATATGTAACAACCGTCCGCCATCGGCCTGGAGATGTCAACCCAGCGCGGCGGCCAGCTCGGCGGCGGCGGCGACCACCCGAGGGCCCGTGGACTCCTCCAGCGGCCCGAACGTCACCACCCCCACCGACGCCTCCAACCAGGACAACCCGGTGACGGGCGCGGCGACGCCCCGCGCACCTTCCTGCAACTGCCCCTCCGTCGTGAAGTAGTCGTCACGCCCCTGGCGCAGCGCCAGGATCGCCTGCCCGGCCGCCCCTTTCACCAGCGGATGGCGCGAGCCCTCGCGGTAGGCCACGTGCATGTCGGTCCAGGACGGCTCGACGACCGCCACGGCCAGCCCGTCCTCGCCCTCGGCCACGGTCAGGTGCGCGGTCGCGCCCACGTCCTCGGCCAGCCGCCGCAGCGTCGGCACGGCCGCCGCCCGCAGCAGCGGCTGCACGGCCTGCGCCAGCACCAGCATCCCGAACCCCAGGTGGACCCGCCCTTCGGCGTCCCTGCGTACGAACCCCTCGCTCATCAGCGTCGTCAGCAGCCGGTACACCACGGGCCGGCTCAGCGACAGCTCGGCGCTCAGCTCGGTCGGTGTGCGGCCGCCCTTGCCGTCGGCGAGCAGTCTGAGCAGGCGGAGCCCGCGCTCCAGGGTCTGAGCGGATTCAGCGGCCATACGAACGATTATCCCGTGACTCTGCGCACTGAGAGGGGTACGTACCGGGTCGGGGGGATGATGATGCTGCGGCAAGGGTGGGTGCTCGTGCTCGGTGTGCTCGCCATGTGCGCGCTGTACACCACCGTGCCCAGGCTCGCCATGACGTTCATGGCCCGGCAGATCCCGCTCCATCCCCCCGCCGACAGCCTGGTCGAGAGCACGTTCGACCTCACCCAGGGCATCGAGGTGCGCCAGCAGCTGCTGCCCACCACGAAGGGCGTCACGTTCCGCCCCGCCTACCTCGCCGTCGGGATCAGGGTCGACCAGAGCGGCAGGCTCTACGGCACGCCGCAGCGCTCCGGCACGTACGTCACCCCCATCGGGATCTGCGTCGGCCAGTCGTGCCAGGAGCAGCCGCTCACCCTCATCGTGCACGGCAACGTGCCCTGGGAGCCGCGTGAGCTCACCTTCCCCGGCCAGATGGGCACCCCGCTGGACAGCGAGATCGGCGTCAACGGCGGCCCGCCGGGCGTGGTGCCCACCTTCACCGTGACCGACTACGCGAGGCTGCCCGCCGGCGTGACCATCGGCCCCGACGGTCACGTGGGCGGCGTGCCCGCGGCCGCCGGCATCTCGGAGGTGCCCGTACGGATCTGCGTGGCGGGCAACTGCGCCGGCGTCGTGGTCCGGCTCATCGTCGTCTGA
The nucleotide sequence above comes from Nonomuraea helvata. Encoded proteins:
- a CDS encoding homogentisate 1,2-dioxygenase, giving the protein MPYYRVVGEVPRKRHVQFRRPDGGLYAEELMGEEGFSSDSSLLYHRYLPTAIVKAEAVTPTGETRLEPNLPLSPRHFRTQELSSAGDLVTGRMLLAGNGDVRLSYATSGRASELYRNSMGDECVYVQRGRVRFESTYGVIEAGEGDYIVIPTGTIHRWVPDGQVNMLAIEASGHIRPPKRYLSQYGQLLEHAPYCERDLRAPAEPLLVEGEEVPVLVRTRGGLSRLVYRNHPFDVVGWDGYLYPFAFNIDDFEPIVKKTHAPPPVHQTFEGPGFVVCSFCPRPLDFHPESVPIPYNHHNVDSDEFMFYVGGDYSARKGSGIDVGSISLHPAGFTHGPQPGAVEAVIDAVSRGVTTTSEKAVMVDTFRPLDLGQGALSCEDAGYAWTWSR
- a CDS encoding NfeD family protein, with the protein product MADWIVWVILAVVLGVAEIFTLTASLGLLGAAALLTAATAAIGLPVPLQLLCFAVSSATGLLVLRPIAMRHIRQPPLQRFGVEALVGKPAYVVSEVTGRDGRVRIGGEEWSARAYDETLVIPEGATVDIIEIEGATALVYPRE
- a CDS encoding L,D-transpeptidase, giving the protein MRQAVLTCVTLLLLACGCTSVTAGTPSSPPVVQVSPAFDARRARTDRGLVIRSLGGTLDRVLVSVGGEQVPGRLDGSRTIWHSAWTLKPAAEYTVTATAQGARGPATVAMGRFRTRPVEHTFQVASTTPLPGETVGVGMPVIIDFDSPIADKAAVERTLEVKAERPVEGAWRWTSDTQVIYRTHRFWTPHQRVTVTAHLAGVRAGAGLYGATDSTFSFTVGRAQISVINTRTHQMRVRRDGAIVQRMAISAGMATTPEYTTTSGIHLTMDKGDPVRMISPGRVKGEPGYYDVMIDHAVRISNSGEYVHAKDNVWAQGRANVSHGCINARPDQAAWFYDGSLRGDPVTIIGTDRELEWSNGWGFWQLSWERWRQGSARPYVDPAGDRVP
- a CDS encoding helix-turn-helix domain-containing protein, translating into MAAESAQTLERGLRLLRLLADGKGGRTPTELSAELSLSRPVVYRLLTTLMSEGFVRRDAEGRVHLGFGMLVLAQAVQPLLRAAAVPTLRRLAEDVGATAHLTVAEGEDGLAVAVVEPSWTDMHVAYREGSRHPLVKGAAGQAILALRQGRDDYFTTEGQLQEGARGVAAPVTGLSWLEASVGVVTFGPLEESTGPRVVAAAAELAAALG
- the fahA gene encoding fumarylacetoacetase, with translation MTFGVDNLPYGVFSRPGEAPRVGVRYGDHVLDLAPALHDEVFAAPSLNPFMARGRTAWRDTRALIQNKLTDDTSMTERHLIPLEQVRLHLPFEVADYVDFYCSIDHASNIGQIFRPGTEPLQPNWRHLPVGYHGRAGTVVVSGTPVRRPRGQLGPDAFGPCAKLDIEAELGFVVGVPTTLGSPAGAFEEHVFGVTLVNDWSARDIQAWEYVPLGPFLGKSFATSVSPWITPLEALPRIPGRAQLPEPVGYLRRQSDWGLDISLEIVLNGEVVSRPPYSSMYWTPDQMLAHMTVNGASLRTGDLFASGTISGPAPGERGSLIELTWNGSEPLKFSSGETRSFLEDGDTVTIRARAGELTLGEVSGTIV